GATCTTATCTTCCATGCTGAGTTTACAGATTTGATTTTAGTGTAGCGCATCAAAACAGATAAAACTCTTCGGAATACAACACAAGACTCACATTCCTCCTGCTTAACCAAATGTGATAAATGTGAGTCAACAGTGCTTCACAAATGAGGATTTAGCATGTGACCAGACCTTTCTTTCAATGCAACGGTGCAGGTTTGCAGTTCCCACCAATATGTGGATCACGGTCAGGTCTATAGTTATTAACACATCGGAGATAAATCCACTCGTGTCATTGCAGGAGACGGATCGACCGCCTGCAGCCTCAGAGTCTATTTCAATCTGAGTCTTAGCGAGGCATCACTTGTAGCTTAAAAGTGCTGTCTCATTTGGCGGCTGTGAGGAACCTGCAGAGCAACAGAGCGGGTGGATTTattgatgaagatgatgatgatgtgtggaGTCGAGGAGTTCAGACAgaaaaggcttttattttgaaggatgaAGATGTCTGGTGTTTGACACGCTGACGTGGAGAcggttcattattattatctacaagactacaagtttgatactgaaaaataaatctgggGGATGTGGAGAAATGAACTTACCAGACCTTTGTAGCCTTATCTTGACTGGAGGCTACGTTAGccgagttgcattatgggtaacGTAGGTGCCAAGGTTTTGAGAAGGAAGAAGAATTAGTGGAGGGTGTTATGCTTTTCTTGGACataaatgataataaactgaaaatATATTTGTCTTTTAAACAGTTGGTCTATCAAAACAGGACATTATGAAGACAACACCTTGGACATGTTAGAtattaaacaattaattgagaaaacattAACTATTATCGAttgatcaataatgaaaataaccgttagttACTTACTTACAGCCCCACGTCTTACTGCTGTAGTTTAACTCCGCTATCCATCTTACTGGACGTGCAACTTCCCTTTTCCATTTGCAGCGCAGCAGCTTCAGTTAATGGGACACAAATTGACAATCTCTGCTGAGTGCATCATGGAAGCACTGACTGTCAGTCAGCATCCTTCAgtaggcgccaggttttgaGAAGGAAGAAGGATGcgtggaataaaaaaagacgATATCTCTGATTCTGCTGCATCCATTTTGATCATTTCTGCTTAAACTGACAATCCGGTGTAGTTTAATAGCCTTAAAATCAATTTGACACAggagtaaacaaaaaacaagactaTATGTGCGttcccatactaccatactatttagtatgccagaaaaagagtATGTCCCAatgcatagtatgtcaaaaaaataccaggatgtcctactacatccggtcgcattctgcagtatgcaagccagcatggtTTTCTGGTTATcttgacccacaatcctctgcacagcagatatatgagctggagggtcaaagttcaacttgaaatgttatgacgaagtagtacgTCCCagttgtatgcatactgcatgcaacagtacgtactttgtaagagcagctgcagtacgtactaaaagtaaagaGATAAAGTAAGTGATTTGGAACGTGGCCTAGGGCGGTGTCTGAATATGGATACTTCTCTTAGTACATTTCCATCTAGTACacagtttaaaatgtacttatttgCGTTGTGCGTGAGTTTCGACAGGGTAGCGATGTCTCAAATGagacctcttcttcctcttcttcctcttcttcctcttctactTCTTGTTcttggtcatgtctagaaggtaacacgcaaattgtgaaactctcgcgaaatggttaaggtcagtcattgaccttgaatggttacggttaggataggtcgttgggcagcaagtctcgcatgagtttttgcaagttttccttgttgttgttgttgttgttgttgttcttcttcttcttcttcttcttcttcttcttcttcttcttcttcttcttcttcttcttcttcttggcaaACAGACAGAACATTGGCACCAACATTTCCACACTTCCACTATGTGAGGGTTGAGAAGTGTCCAACGTTCCACTCTCAACCTTTTGACCGTTAAGAGTACTACATCCGAGTACTCGTACTTTACTGCGTTTTGCCGTACTTgtcagtgtgaacacactcatgCGAACTGAGACACAGTTTAAGAgcctacagccatgctagcggctaacatgctcacagtgacgatgctaacatgctgatgtttagcagataTAATGTTTACTGTCTTGGTTaggcgtgttagcatgctaacattttcaCTAAACACAAGGTACAACTGAAgctaatttcattcattttgcaggtatttgctCGTAAACCAAAGACAAATTATACATTTGGCCTGTTGATGGAGCTATAGAGGGAAAGTCGTCCTCTGCAGACCATCAGTGTTATGACAACCGttttaatagttgttgagatatttcagtctggaccgagTTACTTGTCAGACTGACCGTAACGCCTCGCTGCCTGCATGGATAAAaacgaaaaaaagaaaactgctaaaaaagcaaaagcagctGTTATCTGTCAGCTACACCCACTTGTTTATGATCATGAACACGTCTTTGCTCCACCTAAGAATGCTCCGCTCATGCCAGTGACTGTTAAAACCACCATGACCATGAAACATCTTTCAATATCAAAGTGAGCCTGCATCTCTTTGAACGCCTTGTTATGCAGTTATAATCTGTTACGCTGAGCTAGAAGACACATACTGTGTTTGCTATTACAGATCATTCTGCTCCgttttattcttctgttttatttccagCTCTTCTCGTCCATCGCTGTGCTGCTGTAAACACAATCACCTCTGCTGCCTCTTGGCTCAGATGGGAGGTTTCCTGTGTGACTCAGGGATGTTGTAATTAGATGATCTCGTGGCTGCAGTCAAACACACTGTGTCTGCTATCAAAAGTGGAATttcaagtcacattttttacACATGGCTGCATATAATTAACCTTTTTAAGTGCCTTGTTTTAGTTTCTTTGGAGATAAGGAGACAGTATCCGCACAGTCAATAGGGCAGCTTTAAGGAGGGGGTCGGGTTCTTTACAACTTGTCCTGACTCGTCTCCTTAAATATATGATCCTGCTGCCTTAAACTCTGTCAACTTGGACCAGTCTGGACATGCAGAGCtccttgttttgtgtctgtttgtgtttcacaAACTCTCGCCTGTCTGACGAGGCCGTGTTAGTGTGAGCGCGATGAGCCGGGTGAGGTAATCCCAGGCGACCAAAACAAGACGATCTTGCTAAAGAGCTGCCGAAAGAATTTCCTGAATGCTCTGCCTCCCTTTAGTCAGAAAACATCGAATCAGTTGACCTTGTTTTAAGGCCAACTTCCTCCTTCATCGTTTGTGTGCCATTTGTCGCACCATGCTGCTGTATTCACACAGATTGCATGTTTAGACTGCAAATACAGAGCAGTAGAGCCCGTGTGTTTCCTTTTTATAAATCCATAAGTATCTGCCTCGGAAGTCGGCGTATTGATTCTCTCTTGGCTAATGCATTCATCAGCCCTGCTGTTTCTTTTTCCCCCTCCCCTAAGTGAAGTTCAGTCTGAATCCTAAGTGCACGCTGACTGGCGTTCAGCACCCTCGCCACTGCGTCCTCGGCCCCATTGTGCTGCCAGATCTCCAGGGAGAGGCTGTCGGTAAATCAGGTTTTTTTGTACCAGTTTCCCTGTCTGTCGTAGACCGTGTACACTAAAGCTGAACGGCCCTCATCTGCCCGTTGCTATCAGTCTGGGAGTAAATACActcatagtgtgtgtgtgtgtgtgtgtgtgctggtttAGAGATAACAGCGAGCTTCCAAATAATGACCTGATTTCCCACCACGCCAGCCTCTAACGTTTTGGGTCAAACACAGTTCAGGGACGAGTGCGGGAAGCTTGGCACCGTGCCGCATTTGCACTTCAAGTGGACAGTTTCCCTGCTCGCAGCAGCTGAAGCAACACGTCCGACTGCGGTCTCTGGAGTGTCAGCACATAGCTGAACCACGGAGAGATTGATCCGTGTGGGATTCAAGGAGATTTCGGAGCAAAAGATAACATTCCAGCACAGTGATGTTAGTTTTAGAGCTGCAGTGGGAATCCTCAGAGAGAGGGCGAGGTTGGGTCATTTTACAAGTTGTTATTCAGGGATTATAATGTTGGCATTTTGTTGTTGGCAGCAGGTGGAAACCTTGCACTTCCAGTTCAGGTAGTTTTCTTGTTGCAGCTTGAACTTACTTGAAATTATTTTAAGAAATGTATGTCCTTTGGGCCTTTAAAAAAACTGTCTGGAAGCATttgaatatattattttaatgtagAAACAATTAAATTAGCCAGAAATCCAAATTATTTGTTGAAGATTCAAATACTCTCTTTAAAGTCTGAAACCTCTCGCGTTGGAAAACTtgtgtccctcctcctcctcttcttccctctgAATAGTGTTGGTTTCGGCCCTGCAGCTGAACACAGAGAGCATTTACCTTGCAAACGTTGAGAGAACCACACCCAGAGACAGTTTCAGTGGATCCATTCAGGCCACCGGGAACTGTGCTTTCTTTCTTCTggctgccctctgctggactCTCGGTgctcctgtttgtgtttgtttagctGTGATTTATAAAGATTAGGTGTGTTTATGTTGGATTCCATATGTGAGTTAACATTTCTGAGATTATGTGTATAATATCTTATTTTAAAACAAGCTGCAGGCGCTGCCCCTCAATGTTTGGTGGACATCATGTCTTGCTTAAAGCTTGAAAAAATCAGATACTCGCTTCAATATTCACGTGGGAAATTCCTGAAAGCATGGAGCCCTTTTTTAGATACATTCCAGATACTGTAAGTACTTGATTACTAAGTGCAGCTCGACCTCATCACACAGTATTCAATCATTCATCACAAGTCCTTGGCGTGACATTTAGCTTTCCGTATGACGTGCTGGCAGTGACTGGGGAaggattgttttattgttgatatACATAGATTatatacatcctttgttttgacttgtttATTTGTAGGCATTGGTGCCAGCTGCTAATAATGTATACTCATACCTGTCATTCCTCTTTGGTTACTGAATAGCGCTGAACTTTTGCTATATCCTGCAAAACCCCAATAAAAAGATTTTGATTTAAAACAAGCTGCAACTTGAAAAGAAGCTGCAGCAACAAACTGCTGATTTATAGCCTCTGATATTTAGCTTTATTCCACTCATATGTTTGCTTTATAGCTATTATTGCCCTCACATATTCACCCTGTGCTGATTAAATGATGTTAAAACACAAGACATCCCATTGTGGTGACTTGAGCACGACGTTGCACTGCCCTCTGTTGGCGTGATAATATCACTCCACTCTCAGTGACTCTCTTCATTGCGTCCTTCAGGTGTTTCGAGGCTCTGGTGGTCTACTTCAAGGCCGGTAAGAAGAAGGAGCCGTACGTCACCATCTCCAGGAAGATCAATCTGAAGAAGGGACAGGAGACGCAGATGGAGTGGGAAATCGGCCAATCGGAGCGCAACCTGGCCACTCACAGGAACGCCTTCAAACGCACGGCGGTCATCCAGGCCTTTCTGGGCTCCGCGCCTCAACTGACGCTCCAGTTGTACGCCACCATCCAGGAGAAGTACTTCCTCCCTGCGAGATGTAAGAACGATTGACGGGGGGTCGGGGGTTCATGCTACTGTATATGAACACTATATGAGTATCTTTAAATATGAACACTATATGATAGGGGTGTAATGACACCTATTTACAACGATGCGATATGCATCACTTTCCagggttccgatacgattcaaagACGATATTTGGCTCCTCTAGAGCGATAtgatgcgatacgatacgatacgatgacTTGAAATCGATtcagtaactttttttgccaaaaattcagtcagtgtgacagggataaattaattatggatataaacaagttcACACAACAACGATTAagggcaaatacatacagctttaattagaaaataataaaaagtgcaactgcaggacctgctgattcagttctcaagatacaaggcagtgcaatatttaacaacaaatataataaagcaacttctattcaagttaaatgaacagtggtttaacctgctgcttctgtcctcgtTTTCAGTATAAATGTTAGAGCAATCATACGGAGATCAACCTCTGCAGCTTGGGACAGGATCATTCCTCTACAAACGCTGTTTGAATAATCTGCTGATAGTTATGcagtagtccacctacagtgttcatttggggtcttttcatacatgaaaacatacagaaaaacattttaaaactacgttagactaacattaactgagttttgttttttactttactcccgtcgtGATAATTTGCTacgcggaccgtctgctttctgtttaacatttctttactaataaaagtgctaaaaaatacatccatgtAACGTACAAAagattatttaccttgcaaatcgattttatatcgatatacgtacgtctcccgtgaaggacaacttgccgagtacctatcgatgtagttggatcgtaggaatataaatcaatacatcgatgtagtagatgaatcgttacacccctactataCGAGTATCTTTAAATATGAACACTGTGTGTTGCACTCTGGATTTTATACCTGGCGAGGTTGAAATACTTCTAAAATGAACTTGATGTTTGCAGCTCTTTAAGACTGACTCATCACCCTGAATTAATACTGTACACATCCAATTGAATTTCATTGATAGTTTTAGTGAATGTAAATGCTGTTAAGTAAGGATGGAAGATTTTAAATCTAAGCCTCATATAACCCAGTAAGtcctttattttatatatatacatatatatataagctgGAGATTTGTGCAGACTGAAACAATAAGAAAAGTCAGTGGACACAGTGTAAAATAGTCTGGTTTTCCATTAAAACAGGACTAAGAGTCTAAAGAAATCAGCTCTGTAGGCTCAACATGCTAatgttaagcaggtataatgttatattttcatattcacaatcatagtttagcatgttagcatgccagcatttgctaattagcgATAAACAGTACAGCGGAGGCTGATGGGAGTGTTATTAGTTTAAGTATTAAGTTTAAtataaagcagtggttcccaaagtgaGGTCccgggacccccaggggtccttgagaaGGTTTCAAGggataatttattttcactataattctaTCCATAactaacacaatgacaaaatatataataattttggctcatgggtttcatacactgtAATCAGACATTTAAAAGCTAAAATCCAGcgggggaccctgggacaaaatctcATCAAATGGGACTCTGTGgactaatttgtgtcagtttcagggtcctcgACATTAAGACGTTTAGGAACCACTGATGTAAAGTATTTGACAAATACTAAAGTTTGACCTGCTGATGGCGCTAGACGAACAATGGAGGGATCATAGTCTAGAGACgattcagtctggaccaaagtggtgaaccGAAAAGTAGTTTTGTACCGTATGAGTGATTGAAAGTACATTCATTATATTACTTACCAAGGATCTTTCTACATTAGACTGTTTTCTTCTATTTTATATTAGACTTAGTGTCAGAAATAATCAGAGCAAAGGGCAGAATTCCCCCCAAATTCAAGGTATTTGTCcgagagctgcaacgattaatcgatcagttgtcaactattaaattaatcgccaactattttgataatcgattaatcgttttaagtcatttttaaagggaaaaaaattcaaaatcatctgattccagcttcttaaatgtgaatattttctggtttctttactcctttatgacagtgaactgaatatctttgacttgtggacaaaacaaggtatttgaggacgtcgtctcgagcttttgggaaacactgatcgaccatttttcaccattttctgacattttatagaccaaacaactaatcgagaaaataatcaacagattaattgacgaTGAGAATAATcgtcagttgcagccctaatttgaccCATAAAACACATAAAGAGGGCAAAAATAATTGAGGTTGTGGATGTAAATACCTCCAAAAAAATCAGCCAAAATTGctcatgaaaatgttttatattctaCTCTGAGTGTAAGTgaatacatttgaatatttattGATAATATGAGGAGTTCTCTGTTGAATGATGTTGATATAAGCGTGACAGCtgacatgtgtttgtttttctcagtgGCTCTGATGATCATCACGCTGATCTCCATCACATATGGGGCTCTGGTCTGCAGCGTCCTGGCCATCCAGATCAGATACGATGACTACAAGATCCGCCTGCGCCCTTTGGCCTACCTGTGCATGATCGTGTGGCGAGTCCTGGAGATCGCCACCCGGATCACCGCTCTGGTCCTCTTCAGCACGGCGCTCACCCACTGGATAATCCTCGTCAGCATGGGCagcctgctcttcttcttcttccacccTTGGGTAGAGTTCTGGGCCCGGAAAGGCTCGCTGAAGGAGAGCATGGAGAAGAACTACTCTAAGCTGGGCACCACGGTGGTGCTGTGCATGTTCACGCTGCTCTACGCCTGCATCAACATCTTCTGCTGGTCGGCGGTGCAGCTGGACCTCTCCCACCGGGAGCTCATCGAGAGGAAGCAGCGCTGGGACCGCATCGCCATTTACTACAGCGGGCGCTTTGTGGAGAACTTCCTCCTCATCACGCTCTGGTACTTCTTCAAGTCGGACTTCTACGAGTACGTGTGCGCGCCGCTGCTGGCCGTGCAGCTGCTGATCTGCTACAGCCTCGCCGTGCTCTTCATGCTGCTCTTCTACCAGTTCTGCCACCCCTGCAGACGCCTCTTCAAGCACAACGTGCACGACTGCCTGCACTGCGTCTGCTGCCGCCCGGGGAGGAGGGGAACGGGAGGTCGACGGGCGGGGATGCCGCCCTCTTACTCCACCGCCGCCACCATGGTGCTGGTGCCGGAGGAGCCGCTGGAGCTGCTGGACCCCCAAAACTCACAACCCCTCGACCTCACCAGCCAGCTGGGAGAGCGGGAGACGGCTATCGTTGCAGACATGATGCAGGCGGCCTGAGGAGGGGGATTAAATGAACACGTTCTCTGCAGGCTGCACCGCTAAACTTTGAGTACTTtaacacaaaatgtgtttttgagttAGCGGGGTGATGAGTTAGAGGACAAACCTTTTCTCTTAAGTGCACAAAACTTTACTAATTCAGTTGTGAGAGGGATCTTTATCTTTAGGGGGGTTACGTACACTTGTTGGGGGGCACGACGAGGCCCCGGTGCACCAAAGAATGTAGCAC
This DNA window, taken from Sebastes umbrosus isolate fSebUmb1 chromosome 9, fSebUmb1.pri, whole genome shotgun sequence, encodes the following:
- the xkrx gene encoding XK-related protein 2 → MCEVTMEEQEREISDLDPQETSSTMHVVQENGVMLVVNHSRIQPPFSVLLATIIYCAEFITAAVLCTMYHKTDDVIWMSFTIIFMLLPAVLIQLALTFIHRDLGRDRPLVLFLHLLLLGPVIRCFEALVVYFKAGKKKEPYVTISRKINLKKGQETQMEWEIGQSERNLATHRNAFKRTAVIQAFLGSAPQLTLQLYATIQEKYFLPARLALMIITLISITYGALVCSVLAIQIRYDDYKIRLRPLAYLCMIVWRVLEIATRITALVLFSTALTHWIILVSMGSLLFFFFHPWVEFWARKGSLKESMEKNYSKLGTTVVLCMFTLLYACINIFCWSAVQLDLSHRELIERKQRWDRIAIYYSGRFVENFLLITLWYFFKSDFYEYVCAPLLAVQLLICYSLAVLFMLLFYQFCHPCRRLFKHNVHDCLHCVCCRPGRRGTGGRRAGMPPSYSTAATMVLVPEEPLELLDPQNSQPLDLTSQLGERETAIVADMMQAA